Proteins encoded together in one Micromonospora auratinigra window:
- a CDS encoding gamma-glutamyltransferase family protein, translating to MAYSRQPLLAPNGAVATSQPLAAAAGLAVLRRGGNAVDAALATAITLTVVQPPSNDIGGDLFAIVWDGERLHGLNASGRSPAALTRELVLAATGGRGAEPVDALGGAQAAGPAVPARGWLPVTVPGAPAGWRDLHERFGSLPFADLFTDAVGYAERGYPVAPGTAATWARGVAGHAGPVGAEYAEFRRVFTVDGRAPRPGERWRNPDAAWTLRRIADSGAEDFYRGRIAAALDAHAARTGGFLTGDDLARHRSTWVDPVPARYRGHEVWELPPNGQGIAASLALRILDGVDPAALTAEEWTHWQIEAVKLGFADAHAYVADPERSAVPTAALLDPAYAAARRALVTGRAGDPVAGEPERGGTVYLCTADPGGMMVSLIQSTYLAFGSHVVLPGHGFALQNRGTGFRLDPGHPNVVGPAKRPYHTIIPGFLTRDGAPVGPFGVMGGHMQPQGHVQLVSATLDARLDPQAALDAPRWYWHAGRSLLVESGLDAGVVAGLRARGHEVTVAGDPAAFGYGQAIWRTPGGGYAVGSESRVDGAMLGW from the coding sequence TACTCCCGGCAGCCCTTGCTGGCCCCCAACGGTGCGGTCGCGACCAGCCAGCCGCTCGCGGCGGCCGCGGGCCTGGCCGTGCTGCGGCGCGGCGGCAACGCCGTCGACGCCGCGCTGGCCACCGCGATCACCCTGACCGTGGTGCAGCCACCCTCCAACGACATCGGCGGTGACCTGTTCGCGATCGTCTGGGACGGTGAGCGGCTGCACGGGCTGAACGCCTCGGGGCGGTCCCCGGCGGCACTGACCCGGGAGCTGGTGCTGGCCGCCACCGGCGGGCGGGGCGCCGAGCCGGTCGACGCGCTGGGCGGCGCGCAGGCGGCCGGGCCGGCGGTGCCGGCGCGGGGCTGGCTGCCGGTGACCGTGCCGGGCGCGCCGGCCGGCTGGCGGGACCTGCACGAGCGGTTCGGTTCGCTGCCCTTCGCCGACCTCTTCACCGACGCCGTCGGGTACGCCGAACGGGGCTACCCGGTCGCGCCGGGCACCGCCGCCACCTGGGCCCGGGGCGTCGCCGGGCACGCCGGCCCCGTCGGGGCGGAGTACGCGGAGTTCCGCCGGGTGTTCACCGTGGACGGCCGGGCGCCCCGGCCGGGGGAGCGGTGGCGCAACCCGGACGCGGCGTGGACGTTGCGCCGGATCGCCGACAGCGGGGCCGAGGACTTCTACCGGGGCCGGATCGCGGCGGCGCTGGACGCGCACGCGGCCCGGACCGGTGGCTTCCTGACCGGTGACGACCTGGCCCGGCACCGCTCGACCTGGGTGGACCCGGTGCCCGCCCGGTACCGGGGGCACGAGGTGTGGGAGCTGCCGCCGAACGGGCAGGGCATCGCCGCGTCGCTGGCCCTGCGGATCCTCGACGGGGTGGACCCGGCCGCGCTGACCGCCGAGGAGTGGACGCACTGGCAGATCGAGGCGGTGAAGCTCGGCTTCGCCGACGCGCACGCGTACGTCGCCGACCCGGAGCGGTCGGCCGTGCCGACGGCCGCCCTGCTCGACCCGGCGTACGCGGCGGCCCGGCGGGCGCTGGTCACCGGCCGGGCCGGCGATCCGGTGGCCGGTGAGCCGGAGCGGGGCGGCACCGTCTACCTCTGCACGGCCGACCCGGGCGGGATGATGGTCAGCCTGATCCAGTCCACCTACCTGGCCTTCGGGTCGCACGTGGTGCTGCCCGGGCACGGCTTCGCGCTGCAGAACCGGGGCACCGGCTTCCGGCTGGACCCGGGTCACCCGAACGTGGTCGGGCCGGCGAAGCGGCCGTACCACACGATCATCCCGGGTTTCCTGACCCGCGACGGCGCACCGGTCGGCCCGTTCGGGGTGATGGGCGGCCACATGCAGCCGCAGGGGCATGTGCAGCTGGTCTCGGCGACCCTCGACGCCAGGCTGGACCCGCAGGCCGCCCTGGACGCCCCGCGCTGGTACTGGCACGCCGGCCGGTCGCTGCTGGTCGAGTCCGGTCTCGACGCCGGCGTGGTCGCGGGGTTGCGGGCGCGGGGCCACGAGGTCACCGTCGCCGGCGACCCGGCGGCTTTCGGGTACGGGCAGGCGATCTGGCGTACGCCGGGCGGCGGGTACGCGGTCGGCTCGGAGTCCCGGGTCGACGGCGCGATGCTGGGCTGGTGA